From Sander lucioperca isolate FBNREF2018 chromosome 14, SLUC_FBN_1.2, whole genome shotgun sequence, the proteins below share one genomic window:
- the LOC116034766 gene encoding tripartite motif-containing protein 16-like has protein sequence MAQRGIQMDQEKLCCSICLDLLKDPVTIPCGHNYCMSCIKSHWDEEDQKEIYSCPQCRQTFGPRPALVKNTMLADLVEELKKTGLQPAPADHYYVACDFCPGGKVKALKSCLQCLVSYCEQHLQPHYEVVPLRKHKLVDPSQKLQENVCTRHNEVMKIFCRTDQTCICYLCSMDEHKGHDTVSAAAEMTERQKELGSCLQKIQQRIQNREKNVKGLQQEVEAINHSAEKAVEDIERIFTDAKQQIRSRQKTEVAHVNKLQEKLQQEITELNRNLTELEQLLHTDDHIQFLHNFILLSHLSEATDSSSIDIRPLRYTEDVTAAVSKARDKLQDILSEEWTNMSLTGTEDVLLPQAEPKTRAEFLKYSCQITVDQNTAYRKFMYCSVLGATHYYRGDYDCYSHPDSFTDWAQALCRESLTGRCYWEVDLKGTGIFIAVAYKNISRAGRESAFGHNDKSWALECFHNGYEFRHNNARTSVSGPKCSRVGVYLDHSAGVLCFYSVSETMTLLHRVQTTFTQPLCPGLGVHCDDTSANICRASNTED, from the coding sequence ATGGCGCAGCGAGGAATTCAGATGGACCAGGAAAAACTCTGctgttccatctgtctggatctactgaaggatccAGTGACTATTCCCTGTGGGCACAACTACTGTATGAGCTGTATTAAAAGTCACTGGGATGAAGAGGATCAGAAGGAAAtctacagctgtcctcagtGCAGACAGACCTTTGGACCGAGGCCTGCCCTGGTGAAAAACACCATGTTGGCAGATTTAGTGGAGGAACTGAAGAAGACAGGACTCCAACCTGCTCCGGCTGATCACTACTATGTGGCATGTGATTTCTGCCCTGGGGGAAAAGTGAAAGCTCTCAAGTCCTGTCTGCAGTGTCTGGTCTCTTACTGTGAGCAGCACCTCCAGCCTCACTATGAAGTTGTTCCATTAAGGAAACACAAGCTGGTCGACCCCTCCCAGAAGCTCCAGGAGAATGTCTGTACTCGTCACAACGAGGTGATGAAGATTTTCTGCCGCACCGATCAGACATGTATCTGCTATCTGTGCTCAATGGATGAACATAAAGGCCACGACACAgtttcagctgcagcagaaatgactgagaggcagaaagagCTCGGGTCATGTCTGCAAAAGATCCAGCAGAGAATCCAAAACAGGGAGAAAAATGTGAAGGGGCTTCAGCAGGAAGTGGAAGCTATCAATCACTCTGCTGAAAAAGCTGTGGAGGACATCGAAAGGATCTTCACAGATGCGAAGCAGCAGATCAGATCTCGTCAGAAAACTGAAGTGGCTCACGTCAAcaagcttcaggagaagctgcagcaggagatcactgagctgaacCGGAACCTCACTGAGCTGGAGCAACTGTTACACACAGACGATCACATCCAGTTTCTGCACAATTTCATCTTGCTGTCACATCTTAGTGAAGCTACAGACTCATCCAGCATCGATATCCGTCCTCTGAGGTACACTGAGGATGTGACTGCAGCTGTGTCAAAGGCCagagataaactacaggacATTCTGAGTGAGGAATGGACCAACATGTCGCTTACAGGGACTGAAGATGTTTTACTGCCACAGGCAGAgcccaagaccagagctgaattcttaaaatattcatgTCAAATCACAGTGGATCAGAACACAGCATACAGGAAATTTATGTATTGCAGTGTCCTAGGAGCAACACACTATTATAGAGGTGATTATGACTGTTATAGTCACCCAGACAGTTTTACTGACTGGGCTCAGGCTTTGTGTAGAGAAAGTCTGActggacgttgttactgggaggtggacTTAAAAGGGACAGGCATTTTTATAGCAGTTGCATACAAGAATATTAGCAGAGCAGGAAGAGAAAGTGCATTTGGGCACAATGACAAGTCTTGGGCATTAGAGTGTTTCCATAATGGTTATGAATTCAGACATAACAACGCCAGAACTTCTGTCTCGGGTCCTAAGTGCTCCCGAGTGGGAGTTtacctggatcacagtgcaggtGTTCTGTGTTTCTACAGCGTCTCTGAAACCatgaccctcctccacagagtccagaccacattcactcagccgctCTGTCCTGGACTTGGTGTACATTGTGATGACACTTCTGCTAATATCTGCAGAGCTTCAAACACAGAGGACTGA